TTGAAAAATAACCTTATTAAAGGCGTGAGTCTGCCGACTAACCGGGTCTTTAGGGTTGATTTCTCGTTTCATAAATTCAATTATTATTGCAAGAACTGATAGTTATTCTGATCACTAAGCGAATGTAAATATGATAAGATGCACGCAGGGAATGCAGAATATTACTCATACATCGGACGTGACACTTGTCATGTTTTTCACATACCAAAAATTTAATTCAATATCTCACAAAGTGCCGCCGTTAGCATGGAAAAGGGCATAAAAAAAGGGCGATTAAATCGCCCTTTCCATTTCTCTGACCTGCAGAATTATTTTTTATGGCAAGCTAAACAAAGTGCAGAACCTCTGTTACTCATTCTCAATTGATAACCTCTGGAGTTACTGTGTGCACCATGGCAGCTAGTACATTGTACTTTACCTGTTGCATCCAACATTGTAGAAACCGCTCTTGTTCCAGGAGTGTAGGTTAAGTTCAAAGTATCAAATGTAGAATAAAGATAAGTAGTTGCTTGCAAACCACCGTAACCACCTGCTAAAGAAGCAGCATAGTCAATAGAAACCGGATGGTCATTACTCAAATCAGCTGAAAGATCAGCACCACCAGAAATGAATTGTGTTCCAACTTGTCCACCAAATGATCCAAGAGCAACTGTTCCGTCGTGACAAGCCAAACATAATTTAGAAGTACCATCAATAGCTGTTACACCCATTGTTGATCCATCTTTAATACTTTGATAGAAAGTGTAAGTCGCAGTTGAATACTGGTGATTCCACAGTGGAGCAAGAGATAATGGAATTGCATTGTGTGGAGTGTGGCAAGGTTGGCAAATTTGCTGACCTAATGTAGTTGTGTAATTGTAGGCGTTCCAAGCATCAGATGCAAAGTTGTGTGGTAATCCTGCAACAGTCAATGATGTTCCCATTACACCTGGGCCTAATGTAGATTGTGCCATTCCCATTAGTGGTATCATTAAACCAAACGCTGCTGAAATGATAAGCTTTTTCATAATTTTATTTTTTAGTGATTACTGGATGATGTTTTTATCAGAGAATTATTTTATGTCAATTCTATGACACAAATATCTACTCACCCTTCTCTGAAATCAATGAGAGAAACCACTTATGTTGTTGATTTTAGACTGAAATAATTCTGCTAAAACGCAAACTTGAGTATTTCAGATAAAAATATTGTGTCGCAAACTCCTGTATTTCTGCACTTTACAGAGGCGAGGAAAATTGATTTTTCATTCATAAAAAGTACAGAAATCATCACCTTTACATGATCAAAATGACGACTATCATACAGATGTAATGACAAATGCTTTCTTTTTAAAACGATGCAAAAAAATGTTTTCACTTCTATACATATATATAATAAGAAAACCCTGATTAATTTTTTTACAAATAGATTTTCGCAACATTTCTATTCAATTTTTTTAACGTCTGAACTAATTTCATTTCCTCCAAAATTGAGAGTGAAGAAAAGCCTGTAAAAGCTGCGCTTTCGCAACAGAATAGCAAGATATAAATCAGCCTGCTGTATGACTCCCATCATACAAATTTTTATCCTGTGGACCCATATTTGTTAGGTGAAATTTGTATCCAAATAATCTATCTGAATATTCATGGAAAACACATTTGTAATCGGGATTTCTTTTAAGAATGCGGACGTCACTACACGTAGCGCGTTTTCTATATCTGCAGAAAAACAAATCGAATGCTTTGAATTGGCAAAGAACTATCAGTTCAAAGATTTTGTTGTTTTGAGCACCTGTAACAGAACAGAAGTTTACGGAGTAGGATCTATCGCTTACGCTGAAGAAATTATTACTACAGTGTGTAACCAACCAAAAATACTTTTGGATACTTTCAAATTCGTTAAAACATCCACTGACGCCCTCACCCACATTTTCAATGTTGCATCAGGACTTGACTCACAAATTCTAGGCGATTATCAGGTATTGGGTCAATTTAAAAATGCTTGCAAATTCTCAAAAGAGAATGGCTTACTGAGTCCGGTTTTTGAAAGAATGGCAAATATTTGCATTCAGGCTTCGAAAGAAGTAAAAACAAAAACTGATTTAAGTAAAGGCACAGTCTCCGCTTCTTACGCAACAATTGAAATTCTGAAAGATAAAATCGGCGACCGCACAACAAAATGTCTGCTCATCGGTACCGGTAAATTTGGGAATAACATTTCAAAAAACATCAAACACTATCTTCCGGATTATGAATTGACAGTTTCAAACCGTACTTATTCCACCGCTTGGGAAATTGCCAATGAACATGGATTTGGAATTTTGCCTTATGAGCATATCAGCACAAGCCTTCAGGATTACGATGTAGTGATCCTCAGCGCGACATCACACAAATACATTGTTACACCTGAAATACTTCGAAACGCGAAAACAAAACTTATTCTTGATCTTTCCATTCCTCAAACAGTACATCCGGAATGCAAGACCAATAATATGACCGAAGTACTGGACATCGATTCAATTTCTGCAATCCTTGACAAATCACTGGAAAACAGAAAAACATATCTTCCAATCGCCAATGAAATTATCAATAACCATATTTCTTCATTTGTTGACTGGAATAATTTTTACAAAAAAAGAGATCAGATCGTTTCTTTGAAAAGCACATTGATTGAAGTGAGCAGATATTGCCCGCATCTTTCAAAATTGGATCCGGAAGTGAAAGACGAATTGGTGAATAAAACAATCCAGGCTTTTGTACTCAATTTGAAACAGAATAAGGATTTCGAATTTGAACCCGATAAAGTAGTTGACCAATTCATGCAATATGCTCAGGCGGTTTAGCATCGGATCTAAGGAACGCAAGCTCAGCATATGGCGGGAATTCAAATACAGACATAACAGCAGGCTGAATATACAGCCTGCAAAAGGTGTTTGTCAAAACACCAGTACGGTTTTCCATTCAATTATATTTAAATCACAAATAAATAAACTGCAGTATATGCTTGCCACTGCATTTTTTCTTCTCATCAATGTGTCCGCCAGGTCACAGGACTCATTGCGACTGAAAATTCCGGTTAAATATGAAAGTGGTACGATTGACTTTGTCAGTCAATGGCCATCTGCAGAACACAAACTGCACAAGAAGTCCTTTACACACAAATTGAGAGATGTTCTATTGGGAGATAATACACCTGATTTAAACAAACCGGTTTCACTGGTAGCCTCTGACCCGAATACTTTTTGGGTGCTTGACCAAAAAAACAATGCGGTTTTTCGTGTAGAAAAAGGGAAAGAAAAAATTCCGCATTACCTCAACAAATCAAAGTTTCATTATAATTCGCTGGTCGGAGTATGTCAATATACTGACCACAAAATTCTTTTTACAGATTCCTATCAAAATAAAATTTATATACTCGACCCTGATAGTAAAAAATGCTCAGTATTGAATGACTCACTCATACTGGAAAAACCCACAGGTATTGCTTTTTCAAAAATCACCAATGAAATCTGGGTAACAGAAACAGGTAAACACAGACTTGTAGTGCTGAATAACAAAGGCGAGATCCTGAGAACCATCGGAAACAGAGGAACATCGTGGGGGAATTTCAATTTTCCAACTCATCTGTGGATCGATAATCAGGGACAAGTCTACGTAGTGGATGCGATGAATTTTCGTATTCAGGTTTTTAATAAAGAAGGATTGGTAATATCCGTCTTTGGTTCAAATGGTGACGCGACAGGCTATTTTGCAAGTCCGAAAGGCATCGCGACGGATTCCTTCGGGCATATTTATGTCGCGGATGCTTTATTCCATGCAGTTCAGATTTTTGACATAAAAGGAAATTTCCTTTACTCTTTCGGTTCTCAGGGCCAGGATGAAGGTCAATTCTGGATGCCGTCAGGGATCTATATCGATGAACATGACAGAATCTATGTTTCTGATACATACAATTCAAGAGTACAGATCTTTCATTTAATTACAGGAGGTGAAAAATGAAATTCCTTTTTCACACATTCATACTCTTGTGCATTTCATTTGGAATAAATGCACAATCAATAGTGAATACAAAACACAATCTTTCTGTAACCGGTCCGGGTTCAGTCAAAGCTACAGGAGAAACAGAAATTTGTCTTTTCTGTCATACAGCGCACAATAGCAAACCCCAATCTCCACTTTGGAACAGAAATGACCCCGGGTCTACTTATTCGCCTTATACGAGCTCAACGATGAAAGCCCTGCCCGGACAACCAAGCGGCTCTTCCATACTTTGCTTATCCTGCCATGATGGAACTGTAGCTCTCGGAAGTGTATTGAGCAGAAGTTCTACAATCAGTTTCGCGAATACATCAAACATGCCTGCCGGGCCAAGCAATCTTTCTACGGACCTGAGGAATGATCACCCTGTATCTTTTACCTACGATGCTGCTCTTGTTGCTGCAAATGGCCACCTGAACAATCCTGCCACATTGGGATCACAGATTACATTAGAGAACAACAAGCTTCAATGTACTTCCTGTCACGATCCCCATAAAAATTTATACACTGATTTTCTTGTTGCCTCATCTCAATATTCAAATATCTGTATCGCCTGCCATGCCCAGCCTTCCTGGTCGACATCCAGTCATAAAACATCAACAAAAACCTGGAATCACAATGCACCGAATCCATGGCCATTCACTCCATGGACAACCGTTGCTGAGAATGCCTGCGAAAGTTGCCATAATCCTCACAATTCCGGTGGATTGAAAAGATTGCTAAAATACCCTGCTGAAGAAGACAATTGCCTGGATTGTCATAATGGAAATGTAGCGACAAAAAATATTCAGGCTGAATTCGCAAAAGCGTATAAACATAATGTGTACGGATACACCGGAACTCATGACCCAACAGAAGCAAGTGCTGTCAGTACCAGGCACGTTGAATGCGTGGATTGCCATAGCGCGCATGAAGCGAATGCTACCACTGCAAGCGCTCCTGCCGTCAGAGGACCGAATAAAGGAGTCAAAGGAATAAATCAGAGCGGTGTTGCAGTGAACCCGGTGACGAATGAATATGAAATCTGCTATCGCTGTCACTCCGATAATCCGGTAACAGGTCCGACAACACCACGGAGGATCATTCAGAATAATGTAAGACTGGAATTCGCTCTCAATAATCCTTCCTTCCATCCAATAGCAGGACCAGGTGTAAATGCAAGTGTACCAAGCCTCATTTCACCTCTTTCACGAACCAGTATTATCTATTGCACCGACTGCCATGCCAGCAATGGTGCAGGATCGCCTGCCGGACCACATGGATCTATTTATCCGCAAATTCTGAAATCCCAATACATTCTGACAGACAATACGACTTATAATGTTTCCAATTTCCAATTGTGTTACAATTGCCATAGCAGCACTTCTATAATGAACGATATCTCTTTTAAAGAACACAGTAAACATATTTCAG
Above is a window of Bacteroidota bacterium DNA encoding:
- the hemA gene encoding glutamyl-tRNA reductase encodes the protein MENTFVIGISFKNADVTTRSAFSISAEKQIECFELAKNYQFKDFVVLSTCNRTEVYGVGSIAYAEEIITTVCNQPKILLDTFKFVKTSTDALTHIFNVASGLDSQILGDYQVLGQFKNACKFSKENGLLSPVFERMANICIQASKEVKTKTDLSKGTVSASYATIEILKDKIGDRTTKCLLIGTGKFGNNISKNIKHYLPDYELTVSNRTYSTAWEIANEHGFGILPYEHISTSLQDYDVVILSATSHKYIVTPEILRNAKTKLILDLSIPQTVHPECKTNNMTEVLDIDSISAILDKSLENRKTYLPIANEIINNHISSFVDWNNFYKKRDQIVSLKSTLIEVSRYCPHLSKLDPEVKDELVNKTIQAFVLNLKQNKDFEFEPDKVVDQFMQYAQAV
- a CDS encoding 6-bladed beta-propeller; amino-acid sequence: MLATAFFLLINVSARSQDSLRLKIPVKYESGTIDFVSQWPSAEHKLHKKSFTHKLRDVLLGDNTPDLNKPVSLVASDPNTFWVLDQKNNAVFRVEKGKEKIPHYLNKSKFHYNSLVGVCQYTDHKILFTDSYQNKIYILDPDSKKCSVLNDSLILEKPTGIAFSKITNEIWVTETGKHRLVVLNNKGEILRTIGNRGTSWGNFNFPTHLWIDNQGQVYVVDAMNFRIQVFNKEGLVISVFGSNGDATGYFASPKGIATDSFGHIYVADALFHAVQIFDIKGNFLYSFGSQGQDEGQFWMPSGIYIDEHDRIYVSDTYNSRVQIFHLITGGEK